From the Aerosakkonema funiforme FACHB-1375 genome, the window AACAAAATTTTGCAGCCTTTATTCGGCAATTATTCCCTGTTACTGCATGATGGCGAATATCACCAGCGCCAAAGAAAACTTTTAATTCCTCCCTTTCATGGCGAACGGATGAAAGCATACGGTGATATCGTCTGCGATATTGCGGAAGAAGTGATGAGTAAATGGACGATCGACAAACCATTTGAAGCTCGCTCATCCATGCAAGAAATTTCCCTGCGAGTCATTCTACGCACAATTTTCGGTCTGGATGAAGGAGAGCGTTACGAAAAACTAAGGCAACTCCTGACTTTGCTGCTGGATACTACCGGTTCTCCTTTACGGTCTAGCTTTGTGTTTCTGGAAGTGCTGCAAAAAGATTTAGGCGCGTGGAGTCCGTGGGGAAAATTCCTGCGGTTAAAACAGCAAATTAACGAACTTCTCTACGCTGAAATTCGCGAACGTCGGGCTAAAAATGACTTATCTGGCGAAGACATTCTCACCTTAATGATGTCAGCTCGCGATGAAGAAGGTCAGCCGATGACAGATGAGGAATTAAAAGATGAATTGATGACGTTGCTGTTTGCAGGTCACGAAACTACAGCAACAGCTTTGGCATGGGCATTATACTGGATTCACCGTCAGCCGGAAGTCCGGGAAAAACTATTGAGAGAGTTAGATACTCTCGGTGAAAATCCAGACGCAAACGCGATCGCTAAACTTCCTTATCTTAATGCTGTCTGTTCGGAAACATTACGAATTTACCCGGTGCTTTTGTTTACTTTACCGCGCATTACAAAAGCGCCTGTAGAAATTATGGGCTATCGCTTTGAACCGAACACAATGCTATCTCCCTGCATTTATTTGATTCACCATCGCGAGGATTTATATCCAGAACCGAAACGTTTTAAGCCAGAACGTTTTCTGGAACGTCAATACTCGCCTTATGAGTTCTTGCCGTTTGGCGGTAGTAACCGTCGCTGTATTGGCATGGCATTTGCTATGTTTGAAATGAAACTGGTACTGGCGACAATTCTGTCAAAATTGGAACTGTCTCTTGCCGTTAATCGCCCGGTTGTAGCTGCACGCAGGGGCATTACTATGGCACCTGTGGGGGGTGTGCGCCTGGTTCTTAAAGGTCAGCGCACTTAATTTTTATCTGAAAATTTAGAGAGTGCGATCGCATCATCTGCGGCTGTAAAAAACTCATCCTGAAGAGAGATGAAAAAAATCAGCCAATGCGATCGCACTTTGTTTTTTCAAATGAGTTAAATTTTATTTGAAATATCCTTGAGAATCCAATATATTTCTAACAAGAATTGTCGGTTAGGTTGAGCAATAGGGAAACCCAACTGCCATCGTTCCAGGTTAAAAGTCCAAAAGGGTCAACATCTGAAGACGAAAAGGAAAATTCTTTACATGGCTAACATATTCAAAGCATCCTTGACTGGCGACCAAGAACCAGCTCCCACCGGGTCTAAAGCGATCGGTTTTGCCGGTGTGGAACTCAACGACGCCGGCAATGCCTTGACATACACCCTAAACATTAGAGGCTTGGACTTTGGGCCTTTGTTGGGCTTAGCGCCTCAGACTCCGAACACAGCGGATGATGTGACGATGGCGCACTTCCATACTGCGCCTCGTGGTGTCAACGGCCCTGTTGTCTTCAATATTTTTCCTGTTGACGATAAAGACGATCAGATAGCAGCGATTAATCCGGATGGCACGATAACCATCACCGGCATTTGGGAACAAACCGACACAGCCAAGCAGCCACTGAGTACTTTTGCCAACCAGCTCAAAAGCGCTGGCCCAGGTGCAGACACAACACTGTACTTCAATGTGCATAGCAATGCCTTCCCCGGTGGTGAAATTCGCGGCCAAATCGCTGCCACGACAGGCATTGTCATTCAAGGAACGGACGTCTCGGACAATCTCGTG encodes:
- a CDS encoding cytochrome P450, encoding MVTLQENRQSEPIAKQLQSVKVPRILQTFRGILWPIKYLEKAFQEYGDIYTAEFAGFPKQVVIANPQAIQEIFTADPKLFNSGEANKILQPLFGNYSLLLHDGEYHQRQRKLLIPPFHGERMKAYGDIVCDIAEEVMSKWTIDKPFEARSSMQEISLRVILRTIFGLDEGERYEKLRQLLTLLLDTTGSPLRSSFVFLEVLQKDLGAWSPWGKFLRLKQQINELLYAEIRERRAKNDLSGEDILTLMMSARDEEGQPMTDEELKDELMTLLFAGHETTATALAWALYWIHRQPEVREKLLRELDTLGENPDANAIAKLPYLNAVCSETLRIYPVLLFTLPRITKAPVEIMGYRFEPNTMLSPCIYLIHHREDLYPEPKRFKPERFLERQYSPYEFLPFGGSNRRCIGMAFAMFEMKLVLATILSKLELSLAVNRPVVAARRGITMAPVGGVRLVLKGQRT